Proteins from a single region of Streptomyces spectabilis:
- a CDS encoding MerR family transcriptional regulator: MRIGELSERTGTSRRLLRYYEEQGLIVADRTPNGYRDYDEFYVDRVLQIRGLLEAGLPTRLIKQILPCLNKPRIIHFPDATPEMLATLEHERDRMTERVECLTRNRDAIADYLAAVRETRAQQPA; the protein is encoded by the coding sequence ATGCGCATCGGAGAGCTGTCGGAACGCACCGGCACGTCCCGCAGACTGCTGCGCTACTACGAGGAACAGGGCCTGATCGTCGCGGACCGGACCCCGAACGGCTACCGCGACTACGACGAGTTCTACGTCGACCGCGTCCTGCAGATCCGCGGCCTGCTGGAGGCCGGGCTCCCCACCCGCCTCATCAAGCAGATCCTGCCCTGCCTGAACAAGCCCCGGATCATCCACTTCCCGGACGCGACCCCGGAGATGCTCGCCACCCTGGAGCACGAACGCGACCGCATGACCGAACGCGTCGAATGCCTCACCCGCAACCGCGACGCGATAGCGGACTACTTGGCAGCGGTACGAGAAACCCGCGCCCAACAGCCCGCCTAG
- a CDS encoding DUF2786 domain-containing protein, which translates to MDSVIDKAFAAALYAGAAASGTTGTDDDGDDGHGDGGTAKRRDGRRRRGRPGRPGRASGRAAGAGLVDDALDTAASLLAATPSADAEVARRGEEFVRRAWERGWQPADVVRLVRRDLDEDHVRLAAELIRAETRRYAPGRLPARWPAQLAELDALAPWRAPDRFTRATALLTLYRLLLRLPAVEPVGPPPGARAPLDTPPAHGEPRALTRIRALLAKAEATGYPEEAEALTAKAQELMARYSVDEALIAARTHAAGTPGACRVGVDAPYETAKAILLDAVATANRCRAVWNEAFAFTTVVGFEPDLDVVELLYASLLVQGAAAMTTAEADQRAGGRNRTKTFRQAFWMAYAHRVGARLEAAAAPVTHEDGDGALLPVLVARDVSVTDRTERMFPETTTTRVRGVVDGAGWAEGAAAAAGATLHARVRLPDTSSDASPGTRG; encoded by the coding sequence ATGGACTCGGTGATCGACAAGGCGTTCGCGGCAGCGCTGTACGCGGGTGCGGCGGCCTCGGGAACCACCGGGACCGACGACGACGGCGACGACGGTCACGGGGACGGCGGCACCGCGAAGCGGCGGGACGGGCGCAGGCGGCGCGGGCGCCCCGGGCGTCCGGGGCGGGCGTCCGGCCGGGCCGCCGGTGCGGGGCTCGTCGACGACGCCCTCGACACCGCCGCCTCCCTCCTCGCCGCCACCCCCTCGGCCGACGCCGAAGTGGCGCGCCGCGGCGAGGAGTTCGTCCGGCGCGCCTGGGAGCGCGGCTGGCAGCCCGCCGACGTGGTCCGGCTCGTGCGCCGCGACCTCGACGAGGACCACGTACGCCTCGCCGCCGAACTGATCCGCGCCGAGACCCGCCGCTACGCCCCCGGTCGGCTGCCCGCCCGCTGGCCCGCCCAGCTCGCGGAGCTCGACGCGCTCGCCCCGTGGCGCGCCCCCGACCGCTTCACGCGCGCCACCGCCCTCCTCACGCTCTACCGCCTCCTGCTGCGCCTGCCCGCCGTCGAGCCGGTCGGCCCGCCGCCCGGCGCCCGCGCCCCGCTCGACACCCCGCCCGCGCACGGCGAGCCGCGCGCCCTCACCCGGATCCGCGCCCTGCTCGCCAAGGCCGAGGCCACCGGATATCCGGAGGAGGCGGAGGCCCTCACCGCGAAGGCGCAGGAGCTGATGGCCCGCTACAGCGTCGACGAGGCGCTCATCGCCGCGCGCACGCACGCCGCCGGCACGCCCGGCGCCTGCCGCGTCGGCGTCGACGCCCCGTACGAGACTGCGAAGGCGATCCTCCTCGACGCCGTCGCCACCGCGAACCGCTGCCGCGCCGTGTGGAACGAGGCCTTCGCCTTCACCACCGTCGTCGGCTTCGAACCCGACCTGGACGTGGTCGAGTTGCTGTACGCCTCCCTCCTGGTCCAGGGCGCCGCCGCCATGACCACCGCGGAGGCGGACCAGCGCGCGGGCGGCCGCAACCGCACCAAGACCTTCCGCCAGGCCTTCTGGATGGCGTACGCCCACCGCGTCGGCGCCCGCCTGGAGGCCGCGGCCGCGCCCGTCACGCACGAGGACGGGGACGGGGCGCTGCTTCCGGTGCTCGTGGCCCGGGACGTCTCCGTCACCGACCGCACGGAGCGGATGTTCCCGGAGACCACCACGACCCGCGTGCGGGGCGTGGTGGACGGCGCGGGCTGGGCCGAGGGCGCCGCCGCGGCGGCGGGCGCTACCCTGCACGCACGCGTGAGGCTTCCGGACACCTCTTCGGACGCCTCTCCGGGAACCAGGGGGTGA
- a CDS encoding FtsX-like permease family protein has translation MIFASLRSRWAGFLGAFVALALGVALTAAMGVGLAASTGGAERAPQRFAGAPVVVAGRDTLSVPVRRGPETERVSERLAHPHPVDKDLLAALRRLGPVRGSGPPDRGSRLPDAVGVSAPVGAVRAAVAASGTGARVLTGADRARVDPGAERDGRALVAVNAFLGTAGGVAVFVSAFVTASTFAFVVALRRRELGLLRAAGASRGQVRRWLLGEALVVGAAAAATGCTLGALGAPRLARALVDAEVAPPWFTVAEGLRWTWWPYQLAFWTGLLVAVAGAWSAARRAARVSPVEALREASLDTGVMPPGRRVAGAALLAGALGLLAWTLWSDPSDLLKRKTYTTQPMILATAVAALAPLLVRHVVALFRWPVPARPGRVRRAAALARVVRANSGAGVRRTAAVAAPVLVTVALAGCLLGSAATVGAAKAAEARQRTAADLVVTGDGTGGGLRPVGPLPGATVAASAATAVFVPEDEGSAVVRAEARAVADPAAFAAVTRLPVVAGDVRDLDDRSIVVDEEWQHRRVGDRVAVWLGDGRRARLRIVAVLARGTGDNGAYVTARNAAAAPVDRLDVRLRAGADRAAVARALRASGGEVRPVEDWLAAAYPGMRPQTRLGLLVLLALCLAYAAISLVATLLMTAPVRAPELRSLRLAGATRAQLRLVAAGEAGLAVAVGAVLGLAVTAVGLGGLALALARLSVPVEVVVPWGAMGVCAGVCGAVAVVAGVAGLPGPAVHRAGALVLKRRTG, from the coding sequence ATGATCTTTGCTTCGCTCCGTTCTCGCTGGGCCGGGTTCCTCGGCGCCTTCGTCGCCCTCGCCCTGGGCGTCGCGCTGACCGCCGCCATGGGGGTGGGGCTCGCGGCGAGCACGGGCGGGGCGGAGCGGGCGCCGCAGCGGTTCGCCGGGGCGCCCGTCGTCGTGGCCGGGCGGGACACGCTGAGCGTGCCGGTGCGCCGGGGCCCGGAGACCGAGCGCGTCAGCGAGCGGCTCGCTCATCCACACCCTGTGGACAAGGATCTGCTCGCGGCCCTGCGGCGGCTCGGGCCCGTGCGCGGGAGCGGGCCGCCGGACCGCGGGAGCCGGTTGCCGGACGCCGTCGGCGTGAGCGCGCCCGTCGGCGCGGTGCGGGCCGCCGTCGCCGCGTCCGGCACCGGGGCCCGCGTGCTCACCGGCGCCGATCGCGCCCGCGTCGACCCCGGCGCCGAGCGGGACGGGCGGGCGCTCGTGGCCGTGAACGCGTTCCTCGGCACGGCGGGCGGCGTCGCCGTGTTCGTGTCGGCGTTCGTGACCGCGTCCACGTTCGCGTTCGTGGTGGCGCTGCGCCGCCGGGAGCTCGGCCTGCTGCGGGCGGCCGGGGCGAGCCGCGGGCAGGTGCGGCGGTGGCTGCTCGGCGAGGCCCTGGTGGTCGGGGCCGCGGCGGCCGCCACGGGCTGCACGCTCGGGGCCCTGGGCGCGCCGCGTCTGGCGCGGGCCCTGGTGGACGCGGAGGTCGCGCCGCCGTGGTTCACGGTGGCCGAGGGCCTGCGCTGGACCTGGTGGCCGTACCAACTCGCCTTCTGGACCGGGCTCCTGGTCGCCGTCGCCGGGGCCTGGAGCGCGGCGCGCCGTGCGGCCCGGGTCAGCCCCGTGGAGGCGCTGCGCGAGGCGTCGCTCGACACCGGCGTCATGCCGCCCGGCCGCCGCGTCGCGGGCGCGGCGCTGCTCGCGGGGGCGCTCGGGCTGCTCGCCTGGACGCTGTGGTCGGACCCTTCGGACCTGCTCAAGCGCAAGACGTACACCACCCAGCCGATGATCCTGGCGACAGCGGTCGCCGCGCTCGCGCCGCTGCTCGTGCGGCACGTCGTGGCCCTGTTCCGCTGGCCCGTCCCCGCGCGGCCGGGGCGGGTGCGCCGTGCGGCGGCCCTGGCCCGGGTCGTCCGCGCCAACAGCGGCGCCGGGGTGCGCCGCACCGCCGCCGTGGCCGCGCCCGTCCTCGTCACCGTCGCGCTCGCGGGCTGTCTGCTCGGTTCGGCCGCGACGGTCGGCGCGGCGAAGGCGGCGGAGGCGCGGCAGCGCACCGCCGCCGACCTGGTCGTCACGGGCGACGGCACCGGCGGCGGCCTGCGGCCCGTGGGCCCGCTCCCGGGCGCCACCGTCGCCGCGTCCGCCGCCACCGCCGTCTTCGTGCCCGAGGACGAAGGATCGGCGGTGGTCAGGGCCGAGGCTCGGGCGGTGGCGGACCCGGCGGCGTTCGCGGCGGTCACCCGGCTGCCGGTCGTGGCGGGCGACGTACGCGACCTCGACGACCGGTCGATCGTCGTCGACGAGGAGTGGCAGCACCGCCGCGTCGGCGACCGGGTGGCCGTGTGGCTCGGCGACGGGCGGCGGGCCCGGCTGCGGATCGTGGCGGTCCTCGCGCGCGGCACCGGCGACAACGGCGCGTACGTCACCGCCCGGAACGCGGCGGCCGCGCCGGTGGACCGGCTCGACGTGCGGCTCCGTGCCGGGGCCGACCGCGCCGCCGTGGCGCGGGCGCTGCGCGCGAGCGGCGGCGAGGTGCGGCCGGTGGAGGACTGGCTCGCCGCCGCGTACCCGGGCATGCGGCCGCAGACCCGGCTCGGGCTGCTTGTGCTGCTCGCGCTCTGCCTCGCGTACGCGGCGATCTCGCTGGTCGCCACCTTGCTGATGACCGCGCCGGTACGGGCTCCGGAGCTGCGGTCCCTGCGCCTGGCGGGGGCGACCCGCGCGCAGCTGCGGCTTGTCGCGGCCGGGGAGGCGGGGCTTGCGGTGGCGGTGGGTGCGGTGCTCGGGCTCGCGGTGACGGCGGTCGGGCTCGGCGGGCTCGCGCTGGCCCTGGCGCGCCTCTCGGTGCCGGTGGAGGTGGTGGTGCCGTGGGGGGCCATGGGGGTGTGCGCGGGGGTGTGCGGGGCGGTGGCCGTCGTGGCGGGGGTGGCGGGGCTGCCCGGACCCGCCGTTCATCGCGCTGGCGCGCTCGTCCTCAAACGCCGGACGGGCTGA